From one bacterium genomic stretch:
- a CDS encoding glutaredoxin family protein: MAQPRVRMYTLSTCHHCKAAKKFLTGCGVAFEFTDVDLLTGAEREAILAEVRRLNPECSFPTIVIGDQVVVGNDEARIRKALGL, translated from the coding sequence ATGGCCCAGCCGCGAGTAAGAATGTACACCCTGAGCACCTGCCACCACTGCAAGGCGGCGAAGAAGTTCCTCACCGGCTGCGGCGTGGCCTTCGAATTCACCGACGTCGATCTGCTCACCGGCGCTGAGCGCGAGGCGATCCTCGCCGAGGTGCGCCGCCTCAACCCGGAGTGCTCGTTCCCGACGATCGTCATCGGCGACCAGGTCGTCGTCGGCAACGACGAGGCGCGAATCAGGAAGGCGTTGGGGCTGTGA
- a CDS encoding ferredoxin-thioredoxin reductase catalytic domain-containing protein: MDLVRFREMVRQAQEPQGYFFNADEALVTELLEGLVANRERYGYMSCPCRLASGVREKDRDIMCPCVYRPADVMEYGSCYCGLYVSAAFNAGEIPRRRVPERRPPDKFV; the protein is encoded by the coding sequence ATGGACCTCGTGCGCTTCCGCGAGATGGTCCGCCAGGCCCAGGAGCCGCAGGGCTACTTCTTCAACGCCGACGAGGCGCTCGTGACCGAGCTGCTCGAGGGGCTCGTCGCGAACCGGGAGCGCTACGGCTACATGTCCTGCCCCTGCCGTCTCGCCAGCGGCGTGCGCGAGAAGGACCGGGACATCATGTGCCCGTGCGTCTACCGCCCCGCCGACGTCATGGAGTACGGAAGCTGCTACTGCGGCCTGTACGTCTCGGCGGCGTTCAACGCGGGGGAGATTCCGCGCCGCCGCGTCCCCGAACGCCGCCCGCCTGACAAGTTCGTGTAG